The genome window TATCATTAATTATAAATTTATCCTTTATAAATCTTAGATTTTCTGGATTTATTTTTCCAAGTTTACTCTCTCCAGCTTTAAAACTTTCTGGAGTAATATATATAGGGATATTATATTTTCTTGAGATTATTCCAGCTCCTTGTATATGATCTATATGTTCATGAGTTATTAAAATACCATTTATATCATTTAATTCTCTTTCTATAAAATTTAATCTTTCCTCTATTTTTTTACAACTAAATCCTGCATCTACTAATATTTTTCCCTTTTCACTCTCTATATATGTTGAGTTTCCCCCACTTCCACTACCAAGTATTGAAATTTTCATTTAATTGTCCCTTCTAATTTTTCTAATTCTATATAATACTAATATATAATTTATACCATAAAAAAACTTTTTTGAGAATATTTTATCTTTTCTCCTATAAAATTTACTAGATATTTTTCTTTTAATATTGTATAACATAAATACTATATTATTTAACTAAGGGGGAATTTTATGTTAGGAACAATTACTAATACTTTAGCTATTTTAATTGGAAGTATTTTAGGAGGAGTATTAAAAAAAGGTATTTCTAAAAAATATGAAACTGCTATGTTAAATGCTTGTGGTTTAGCTGCATGTGGTATAGGTTTTAATTCTATTATCTCAAATATGGGAAAAAGTGAGTATCCTGTTCTCTTCATTGTAAGTTTAGTCCTTGGATCTATTTTAGGTACAAAACTTGATTTAGATACAAAACTTCAAAATTTAATGAAAAAATATACTAAAGGAAATTTAGGAGAGGGAATAGTTACAGGTTCATTACTATTTTGTATAGGTTCTTTATCTATTGTGGGTTCAGTAATGGCTGCTTTAAAAAGTGACTATACTTTTCTATTTACAAATGCGTCTCTAGATTTAGTCACTTCTGTCATTCTTTCTTCAACTTATGGTATTGGAATGATTTTTTGTGCTTTTATTCTATTTACTTGGCAAGGAAGTATATATTTCCTTACTAAATATATATGTTTTGATTTTTTTAGTGAAGACTTAATTGTAGAACTTTGTATAGTTGGAGGTTTCTTAATTACTGCTACAGGATTAGGAATTTTAAAAATAAAAAATATAAAAACTTTAGATATTCTTCCAGCTATTTTAATTCCAATTATTTTCTTTATTATTAAAAGATTTATTTAAAAAATAAAAAGCAAGTATAGAGTATTAAGTTTTAATATTTAATATCTTTTACTTGCTTTTTATTTTATTTTTTATTAACCTAAATTTCTTTTTATCCAGTCTTTTCCTTCAACTATTCTTGTAACTAACATAGCTGCAACTGTATCTCCAGTAGCATTTATCATAGTTGCAGGTGGATCAACTAAATAACCTATAGTAGCTATTATAGGAAATGCTTCTGCTGGGAATCCATACATAGTTGCTATTAACATCTCTCCTATAAGCCCTCCACCAGGAACTCCTGACATTACAACTCCACCTAATATAGATAAAATTATTGCACTTACATATGTTCCTACTCCTTCAAAAGGAACATTAAAAATTCCAAACAGGAATGAAATTTTTAATATTGAACTAAATACTGTACCATCCATATGAGCAGTTGCCCCTATTGGTAAAACTATCTCTCTTATATCTTTAGGAACTCCTATTTTCCCTGCTGCTTCTAAGTTTACTGGAAGAGTAGCTATACTACTTTGAGTAGCTATTGAAGTAATTGCTGGAGATATTAGATTTTTCATAGCTCTTACTC of uncultured Fusobacterium sp. contains these proteins:
- a CDS encoding DUF554 domain-containing protein, with the protein product MLGTITNTLAILIGSILGGVLKKGISKKYETAMLNACGLAACGIGFNSIISNMGKSEYPVLFIVSLVLGSILGTKLDLDTKLQNLMKKYTKGNLGEGIVTGSLLFCIGSLSIVGSVMAALKSDYTFLFTNASLDLVTSVILSSTYGIGMIFCAFILFTWQGSIYFLTKYICFDFFSEDLIVELCIVGGFLITATGLGILKIKNIKTLDILPAILIPIIFFIIKRFI